One Longimicrobiaceae bacterium genomic window, CCGACCGTTCCCGAGGTGATTCGATGAAGCTCTCCCGCCTGCCGCTCGTGTCCGCCACGCTGGTGCTCGCCCTGGCGGCGGGGTGCTCCAAGCCCCCGCAGCGGCCCAAGGAGAAGGTGCCGGTGACGGTAGCGCCGGCCACGGTGCAGTCGGTGCCGTACACCATCACGGCCAACGGGACGGTGGAGCCGCTGCAGAGCGTGGCCGTGCAGCCGCAGGTGAGCGGCCCCATCGTGGAGGTGCTGTTCCACGAGGGCGACGAGGTGCGCGAGGGCCAGGTCCTCTTCCGCCTCGACCCTCGCCCCTTCCAGGCGGAGCTGGCGAAGGCGCAGGCGGACCTCACCCGCGACCGCGTGCTGGCCGCCAACGCCGCGCGCGAGGCCGAGCGCTACGGCTCCCTCGTCGCAAAGGGATACGTGACGCAGAGCCAGGCCGACCAGCTGCGCAGCGCGGCGGCGGCCCAGCAGGCCGTGCTCGCGGGCGACGCGGCGGCGGTGCAGGCGGCGCAGCTCAACCTGAACTACGCCACCATCCGTGCCCCCATCAGCGGCCGCACGGGCGGGCTGCTGGTGAAGCCCGGCAACGTGGTGCGCGCGCCCAACCCCACGCCGCTGGTGGAGATCAACCAGATCGAGCCGGTGCTGGTGCGCTTCACGGTGCCCGGCCGCACGCTGGCCGACCTCCAGCGCGCGGTACGCCCCGGCGCGGGCCTCACCGTGACTGCCATGCCCACCGCGGCCGACAGCACCGGGGCGCACGTCGCGCAGATGGGCAGGCTCGACTTCCTGGACAACGCGGTGGACACGACCACGGGCAGCATCGCCCTCAAGGCGCGCTTCCCCAACACGTCGCGCGTGCTGTGGCCGGGACAGTTCCTGACGGTGACGATGGACCTCTTCCGGCAGGACAACGCGCTCACGGTGCCCGCCGCGGCGGTGCAGACCGGGCAGGACGGCAGCTACGTGTTCGTGATCGACGAGCAGAACAAGGCGAAGATGACGCCCATCACCGTGAGCCGCACCGCGGGCGAGGTGGCGGTGGTGGCGAGCGGGCTGGCGCCGGGCATGCGCGTGGTGAC contains:
- a CDS encoding efflux RND transporter periplasmic adaptor subunit — translated: MKLSRLPLVSATLVLALAAGCSKPPQRPKEKVPVTVAPATVQSVPYTITANGTVEPLQSVAVQPQVSGPIVEVLFHEGDEVREGQVLFRLDPRPFQAELAKAQADLTRDRVLAANAAREAERYGSLVAKGYVTQSQADQLRSAAAAQQAVLAGDAAAVQAAQLNLNYATIRAPISGRTGGLLVKPGNVVRAPNPTPLVEINQIEPVLVRFTVPGRTLADLQRAVRPGAGLTVTAMPTAADSTGAHVAQMGRLDFLDNAVDTTTGSIALKARFPNTSRVLWPGQFLTVTMDLFRQDNALTVPAAAVQTGQDGSYVFVIDEQNKAKMTPITVSRTAGEVAVVASGLAPGMRVVTDGQSRLTPGAQVVIKGPGGGAGRPGGTPAGA